One window from the genome of Xenorhabdus bovienii SS-2004 encodes:
- a CDS encoding DUF1240 domain-containing protein, with product MNSKYFQLLGVLILLLLVIFTVIFVIGDAVSLILMKDEITFSGTVVIGVMSSPLLFYALLCSIFFFIFNRQPKFNKVIINFMVWLAILSFIISLPVSFYVNYKLKSDGYLTCDKISWMSPTTYVKDIKLCK from the coding sequence ATGAATAGTAAATACTTTCAATTATTAGGTGTTCTAATATTATTATTGTTAGTAATATTTACGGTTATTTTTGTTATTGGCGATGCTGTTTCATTAATATTAATGAAAGATGAAATAACATTTTCTGGCACTGTTGTTATTGGTGTCATGTCTTCACCTCTATTATTTTACGCGTTATTATGCTCTATTTTTTTCTTTATTTTTAATAGGCAACCTAAATTTAATAAAGTGATTATTAACTTTATGGTTTGGCTGGCAATTTTATCATTTATCATCAGCTTACCTGTCTCTTTTTATGTTAACTATAAGTTAAAAAGTGATGGTTATCTGACATGTGATAAAATTTCATGGATGTCACCTACGACTTATGTTAAAGACATTAAGTTATGTAAGTGA
- a CDS encoding membrane protein, with protein sequence MTHKKYNPTWDGYMGDVLRGNVGINQLKPQHEFFDAIGLEKVLRDNTQYHFVLTLSEAQSIIEDISSRRPQSPSYGYAFARGMNEKHLSYEEAFSRGTDSGNKIKNPMAHIFSVTDPISTYAGNIYDTHGFSEVCREFKSLGIKATEHVGKNGEKYIHISGHAGLRSRIMGTRYRAKNPQMLGMGIGQQGLNASIIKGVRFCIVFSIGYRLIESIFKDEYTLADFIGNITMDMAKTAIIAASSWVIGSLLTATAFLGGSIIAVALIVLAVGVLAAYILDTLDKKYGISEKLIALLKEEMKRKPRTPEADLQHFFNGLGRFR encoded by the coding sequence ATGACACATAAGAAATATAACCCCACTTGGGATGGTTATATGGGGGATGTTTTAAGGGGTAATGTAGGAATTAATCAGCTAAAACCCCAGCATGAATTTTTTGATGCTATTGGGCTAGAAAAAGTATTGAGAGATAATACCCAATATCACTTTGTTCTCACATTATCAGAAGCTCAAAGCATTATTGAGGATATCAGCTCCCGCCGTCCACAAAGTCCAAGTTATGGATATGCATTTGCAAGAGGTATGAACGAAAAACATCTAAGTTATGAAGAAGCATTTTCAAGAGGTACGGACTCCGGCAACAAGATAAAAAATCCTATGGCACATATATTTTCTGTCACTGATCCTATTTCCACTTATGCGGGAAATATCTATGATACGCATGGGTTTTCTGAAGTTTGCAGAGAGTTTAAGAGCTTGGGCATTAAAGCTACAGAACATGTAGGAAAAAATGGGGAAAAGTATATTCACATATCAGGGCATGCAGGTCTTAGGAGTCGTATCATGGGGACACGCTATCGTGCCAAAAATCCCCAAATGCTTGGAATGGGAATAGGGCAGCAGGGGCTTAATGCTAGTATCATCAAAGGTGTTAGATTCTGTATTGTCTTTTCGATTGGCTATAGATTGATAGAAAGTATTTTCAAGGATGAATATACTTTAGCCGATTTTATCGGAAACATAACAATGGATATGGCTAAAACCGCTATTATTGCTGCTTCCTCCTGGGTTATAGGATCACTTTTAACTGCCACTGCATTTTTAGGTGGAAGTATTATTGCTGTTGCTCTGATAGTTTTAGCTGTTGGAGTTCTAGCGGCTTATATTTTAGATACTCTTGATAAGAAATATGGGATAAGTGAAAAATTAATAGCACTTTTGAAAGAAGAAATGAAAAGAAAACCAAGAACACCGGAAGCGGATTTACAGCATTTTTTTAATGGATTAGGAAGGTTTAGATGA